A section of the Ruficoccus amylovorans genome encodes:
- a CDS encoding right-handed parallel beta-helix repeat-containing protein, translating into MPKKSSVRFLKFPLSLSVLLAAAAFGIGCAGQAQPASVTVLSVDDYGAVPNDGADDSAAIAAALKASSEVAGPVRLVFSEGTYNFRPASTPAEMVRIEDRRDLIVSGQVAEDGAPATRLEINLELVNDTLGAGHFVIENSENIMVENLVLDYNPRFASAGKVVAVDREQDTVEVDIFPGMPHFDGMRCYSANSWDLETGDLLQVEALTIGLDRKRMANTWHPVEGAGGVRYRIEGIGFSDRVAVGDGISWHFTVNGSERNFLILYSENITLRNIDIFNTLGAAMLAGYNKDIVMEDVRVIPEGNSLAVGPRDAFHLSNNRGRLLMDGVQVKGVRWDPIVSRGTFNEIVEIEDDGAIIVEVPWPRMTFESGNTLLFQVGEVPYERVVASAESLGDKRYRIRLSDPALPEVSVGDFVANTSYEFDDVVIRNCTVEGNYGTGIVFMTQNALIENNLFRNNAYSDIGLGPTSQDAGPFARHVIIRGNTFDGSNWVRKHSGASGHDGSITVFSNQKKLMDVPYNQDILIEDNVFKNLDHREGLAAVNVKNASDVVLRGNSYENVSQHLKVGEHTVDVTDED; encoded by the coding sequence ATGCCGAAAAAATCATCCGTACGTTTTCTGAAGTTTCCGTTGAGCCTGAGCGTGCTGCTGGCCGCTGCCGCTTTTGGGATCGGGTGCGCCGGGCAGGCGCAACCGGCTTCGGTCACGGTTTTGAGTGTCGATGACTACGGGGCCGTTCCGAACGATGGGGCGGACGACAGCGCCGCCATCGCCGCCGCACTCAAGGCCTCCTCCGAGGTGGCGGGGCCGGTGCGGCTCGTCTTTTCCGAAGGGACTTATAATTTCCGACCCGCATCGACCCCGGCTGAGATGGTCCGCATCGAGGATAGGCGCGACCTGATCGTGAGCGGGCAGGTCGCGGAGGATGGTGCTCCGGCCACCCGGCTGGAGATCAACCTCGAACTGGTCAATGACACGCTCGGTGCCGGGCATTTCGTGATCGAAAACAGCGAAAACATCATGGTCGAAAATCTGGTCCTCGACTACAACCCGCGCTTTGCCAGCGCGGGTAAGGTGGTGGCCGTGGACCGGGAGCAGGACACCGTCGAGGTGGATATTTTTCCCGGTATGCCCCACTTCGACGGCATGCGCTGCTACTCGGCCAACAGCTGGGATCTGGAGACGGGCGACCTGCTTCAGGTCGAGGCCCTGACGATCGGGCTGGACCGCAAGCGCATGGCCAACACCTGGCATCCCGTCGAGGGGGCCGGAGGCGTGCGCTACCGGATCGAGGGGATTGGATTTTCGGACCGCGTGGCGGTGGGCGACGGGATTTCGTGGCACTTCACCGTCAATGGCAGCGAGCGTAATTTCCTCATCCTGTATTCCGAGAACATCACGTTGCGTAACATCGACATCTTTAACACGCTCGGAGCGGCCATGCTCGCGGGCTACAACAAGGATATCGTCATGGAGGATGTGCGAGTGATTCCCGAGGGGAACTCGCTCGCCGTCGGCCCGCGCGACGCCTTTCACCTGTCGAACAACCGGGGTCGTCTGCTGATGGACGGGGTGCAGGTCAAGGGCGTGCGCTGGGACCCGATTGTCAGCCGGGGAACATTTAACGAGATCGTGGAGATCGAAGACGATGGCGCGATTATCGTCGAAGTACCCTGGCCGCGAATGACTTTCGAGTCCGGCAATACTCTGCTATTCCAGGTGGGCGAGGTTCCTTACGAGCGTGTGGTCGCGTCGGCGGAGTCGCTGGGCGACAAGCGCTACCGTATCCGCTTGAGCGATCCGGCGCTGCCGGAGGTATCGGTCGGGGACTTCGTGGCCAACACCTCGTACGAGTTCGACGATGTTGTCATCCGCAACTGCACGGTGGAGGGCAACTACGGGACGGGTATCGTCTTTATGACGCAGAACGCGCTGATCGAGAACAACCTCTTTCGCAACAATGCCTACAGCGACATCGGACTGGGGCCGACCAGCCAGGATGCTGGTCCGTTCGCCCGGCACGTCATCATTCGCGGCAACACTTTCGACGGCTCAAACTGGGTGCGCAAGCACTCGGGTGCCTCTGGGCACGACGGCAGCATCACGGTCTTTTCCAATCAGAAAAAACTGATGGATGTGCCCTACAATCAGGACATCCTGATCGAAGACAATGTCTTTAAAAACCTCGATCACCGCGAAGGGCTGGCTGCGGTCAACGTGAAAAATGCCAGCGATGTCG
- a CDS encoding IclR family transcriptional regulator: protein MGTLPKQPNKSLIDGIRCLQEVLSRSTPVGVAQVASELGMEATRVHRILRTLSASGMLRWTEKRKYAPGPAVPVLATQTMHASGFYKAIGPMAKLHKDLNMITAMGLLWNRSVSYLYHAEPDQPLISAISSFDVWPATTSGLGVALLALQSDEEVSELYEGREIPFYDSLPHLLETLARVRECGYAVHDNTLAISIDDVFQAAIGFSSPKVSPSSASKYVPRLIQCKEEILKELHG from the coding sequence ATGGGAACGTTACCCAAACAACCGAACAAGAGCTTAATCGACGGCATCCGCTGCCTGCAGGAAGTCCTGAGCCGGTCAACCCCGGTGGGCGTGGCCCAGGTGGCCTCGGAACTCGGCATGGAAGCCACCCGTGTGCACCGCATCCTGCGCACGCTGTCGGCCTCCGGCATGCTGCGCTGGACGGAGAAGCGCAAGTACGCGCCCGGCCCTGCCGTTCCTGTGCTGGCGACGCAGACTATGCACGCCTCAGGCTTTTACAAGGCCATCGGCCCGATGGCCAAGCTGCACAAGGATTTGAACATGATTACCGCGATGGGCCTGCTGTGGAATCGCTCGGTCTCGTACCTCTACCACGCCGAGCCCGACCAGCCATTGATCAGCGCCATCAGCAGCTTCGATGTCTGGCCCGCGACGACCTCCGGACTGGGAGTGGCGCTCCTGGCCTTGCAATCGGACGAGGAGGTGAGCGAACTCTACGAGGGCCGTGAAATCCCCTTTTACGATTCGCTTCCGCATCTGCTGGAGACGCTCGCCCGCGTGCGCGAGTGCGGCTACGCCGTCCACGACAACACGCTCGCCATCAGCATCGACGATGTGTTTCAGGCTGCCATTGGTTTCAGTTCGCCCAAGGTTTCGCCCAGCTCGGCCAGCAAGTACGTTCCCCGGCTCATCCAGTGCAAGGAGGAGATCCTCAAGGAGCTGCATGGCTGA